The following are encoded in a window of Sphingobium sp. AP49 genomic DNA:
- a CDS encoding MAPEG family protein has translation MAVELKILAWACVLLLVHIFAAAHLKTKQYGLKWNAGARDENLPPLDPIGGRLVRAQANFMETFPIAIILLFGVVVAGRTSEWTAIGGWLWLVSRAVYLPLYGLGVPVVRSLVYLASMIGLCIIFKAFVTG, from the coding sequence ATGGCGGTTGAACTGAAGATCCTGGCCTGGGCCTGCGTCCTGCTGCTGGTCCATATCTTCGCGGCGGCGCACCTCAAGACCAAGCAATATGGCCTGAAATGGAATGCCGGCGCGCGCGATGAAAATCTACCACCGCTTGATCCGATCGGGGGGCGGCTGGTCCGCGCTCAGGCCAATTTCATGGAAACCTTCCCGATCGCGATCATCCTGTTGTTCGGCGTGGTCGTGGCCGGCCGGACCAGCGAATGGACGGCGATCGGCGGCTGGCTGTGGCTGGTGTCGCGCGCGGTCTATCTGCCGCTTTATGGCCTAGGCGTCCCGGTGGTCCGATCGCTGGTCTATCTCGCCAGCATGATCGGCCTGTGCATCATATTCAAGGCATTCGTCACCGGCTGA
- a CDS encoding replicative DNA helicase — MVELVKLNAAPEDGGLELPRNVEAEAALLGALMIDNRIAEDVQLKLKPEHFFEPLHGRIYEAVMRLIERDMIANPVTLKPMLEQDPALKELGGAGYLAQLTGSGAALLGARDFATQIYDLALLRQLVNVGRELVENALDTSEDVNPREQIEQAEVSLYRVSEGEGETGSVKSFLSASTMAVQVAERALNSGGHVSGITTGINSLNEKIGGLHNSDLMILAGRPGMGKTSLATNIAYNAASRWLRDHNDGIPIEKNMGAKTAFFSLEMSADQLATRVLAEQSGISGEALRMGKISRADFQNLSRAARDLQELPLFIDDTPGLTIAALRTRARRLKRRHDVGFIVVDYLQLLQGSGKGNENRVNEISEISRGLKTLAKELHVPVLALSQLSRAVEQREDKRPQLSDLRESGSIEQDADMVWFVFREDYYVAAKEPGNKEGPEHQEWAQEMERIYGLAEVIVAKQRHGSTGRIRMKFDAKITRFSDLAEGSSYLEDLE; from the coding sequence ATGGTTGAACTCGTGAAACTCAATGCCGCTCCAGAAGATGGCGGCCTGGAATTGCCGCGCAATGTCGAAGCAGAAGCCGCGCTGCTGGGCGCGCTGATGATCGACAACCGCATCGCGGAGGACGTGCAGCTCAAGCTGAAGCCCGAACATTTCTTCGAGCCGCTGCATGGCCGCATCTATGAAGCGGTGATGCGCCTGATCGAGCGAGACATGATCGCCAACCCGGTGACGCTCAAGCCGATGCTGGAACAGGATCCGGCGCTCAAGGAACTGGGCGGGGCGGGATATCTGGCGCAATTGACCGGCAGCGGCGCGGCCTTGCTTGGCGCACGGGATTTCGCCACGCAGATCTATGATCTCGCATTGTTGCGCCAGCTCGTGAATGTTGGCCGGGAACTGGTTGAAAATGCGCTGGATACCAGCGAGGACGTCAATCCCCGCGAACAGATTGAGCAGGCCGAAGTCTCGCTCTATCGCGTGTCGGAAGGCGAGGGCGAAACCGGTTCAGTCAAGAGCTTCCTGTCGGCGTCCACCATGGCGGTGCAGGTCGCAGAGCGGGCGCTCAACAGCGGTGGCCATGTGTCGGGTATCACGACCGGCATCAACAGCCTCAACGAGAAAATCGGTGGTCTGCACAATTCCGATTTGATGATCCTGGCGGGCCGTCCGGGTATGGGCAAGACGTCGCTTGCGACCAACATTGCCTATAATGCCGCGTCGCGCTGGCTGCGCGACCATAATGACGGCATCCCGATTGAAAAGAATATGGGCGCCAAGACGGCGTTCTTCAGCCTCGAAATGTCCGCCGACCAGCTAGCGACCCGCGTTCTGGCTGAACAGTCGGGGATCAGTGGCGAAGCGCTGCGCATGGGCAAGATCAGCCGGGCGGATTTCCAGAACCTGTCGCGCGCGGCGCGCGACCTGCAGGAATTGCCGCTGTTCATCGATGATACGCCGGGTCTGACGATCGCCGCCCTGCGAACTCGTGCTCGACGTCTCAAACGCCGCCATGATGTCGGTTTCATTGTCGTCGATTATCTTCAGCTGCTGCAAGGCAGTGGCAAAGGTAATGAGAATCGCGTCAACGAGATTTCGGAAATCTCGCGAGGTTTGAAGACCCTGGCAAAGGAACTGCATGTCCCGGTGCTGGCCCTGTCGCAGCTCAGCCGTGCGGTCGAGCAGCGCGAGGACAAGCGTCCCCAACTGTCCGACCTTCGCGAGTCGGGTTCGATCGAGCAGGACGCGGACATGGTCTGGTTTGTGTTCCGTGAGGATTATTATGTCGCGGCGAAGGAACCCGGAAATAAGGAAGGGCCAGAGCATCAGGAATGGGCGCAGGAAATGGAACGCATTTACGGTCTGGCCGAAGTGATCGTCGCCAAGCAGCGTCACGGTTCCACCGGCCGGATCCGGATGAAATTCGATGCCAAAATTACCCGCTTCTCGGACCTAGCCGAGGGCAGTTCCTACCTCGAAGATCTCGAATAG
- a CDS encoding UPF0262 family protein, whose translation MADPRIIDIKLDERTILWRNADVEQERRIAIYDLLEDNHFAPQRVHSDGYAGPYKVILRVEEGRLVVEINRDDDSALEAIILGLGRFRRPIREYFAICDSYYQAISNASPQQIETVDMARRAIHNDAAEMLIERLEGKIAVDFDTARRLFTLICVLHIKG comes from the coding sequence ATGGCCGACCCGCGCATCATAGACATCAAGCTCGACGAGCGGACGATCCTGTGGCGCAATGCGGACGTCGAACAGGAACGGCGGATCGCGATCTACGATTTGCTGGAAGACAATCATTTCGCGCCCCAGCGGGTCCATAGCGATGGTTATGCCGGCCCCTACAAGGTTATATTGCGGGTGGAGGAAGGCCGGTTGGTCGTCGAAATCAACCGCGACGATGACAGCGCGCTGGAAGCCATCATACTGGGTCTGGGTCGCTTCCGTCGACCGATCCGGGAATATTTCGCGATCTGCGATAGCTATTATCAGGCGATCAGCAACGCTTCGCCGCAGCAGATCGAGACCGTCGACATGGCGCGACGGGCCATTCACAACGATGCGGCCGAGATGCTGATCGAGCGGCTGGAAGGGAAGATCGCGGTGGATTTCGACACTGCGCGCCGCCTGTTCACGCTGATCTGTGTCTTGCATATCAAGGGGTAG
- a CDS encoding GH25 family lysozyme, with protein MVRLGTGLAVIAVLVLALWLYARSWAPSREEYPVQGVSITADNGPIDWGTLAAQGTDFAYIRAVKQAALRDPAFAANWRGGRGVGMRYGAMLEYSLCARAVDQATQFMTTVPRDNAALPPVIRLAFDPSCIKRPGRDQLLSELNTLVNLVESHAGKPALLNISPDFDGQYDIASGINRTLWLDGNFFPPDYGQRQWVMWTATDMRHIDGVNGPVRWDVVAP; from the coding sequence CTGGTTCGCTTGGGGACGGGACTGGCGGTTATCGCGGTGCTGGTTCTGGCACTGTGGCTCTATGCACGTTCCTGGGCACCCAGCCGGGAGGAATATCCCGTCCAAGGTGTATCGATCACGGCCGATAATGGCCCGATTGACTGGGGAACATTGGCCGCGCAGGGTACGGATTTCGCCTATATTCGCGCGGTCAAGCAGGCGGCACTGCGCGACCCTGCCTTTGCCGCCAACTGGCGCGGCGGGCGCGGCGTTGGCATGCGCTATGGCGCGATGCTTGAATATAGCCTCTGCGCACGGGCGGTCGACCAGGCAACTCAGTTCATGACGACGGTCCCTCGCGACAATGCCGCCTTGCCGCCCGTCATCCGCCTCGCCTTCGATCCATCCTGCATCAAGCGCCCGGGTCGCGACCAACTGCTGTCCGAACTCAACACGCTCGTCAATCTGGTTGAAAGCCATGCCGGTAAACCGGCCCTGCTCAACATCAGCCCCGATTTCGACGGGCAATATGACATTGCATCGGGAATCAACCGGACATTATGGCTGGACGGCAATTTCTTCCCGCCCGATTATGGCCAGCGCCAATGGGTAATGTGGACAGCCACCGATATGCGGCATATCGACGGCGTCAATGGACCGGTAAGATGGGATGTGGTCGCGCCATGA
- a CDS encoding cytidine deaminase, whose amino-acid sequence MISQDKDIASLVAAARGALAHAHAPYSRFAVGAAVRLTDGSIVTGSNFENASYGLSLCAETVALATVNAQGRLTDVAAIAVVGGGMSADDSVNGDAIVSPCGRCRQILNEAEQMAGRTLAIYCVAPSGDTLVEHSVAGLLPHAFGPADLGIIPAKKS is encoded by the coding sequence ATGATTTCGCAGGACAAGGATATCGCGTCGCTGGTGGCCGCGGCTCGGGGAGCGCTGGCGCATGCGCACGCGCCCTATAGCCGCTTCGCCGTGGGGGCTGCGGTCCGCCTGACCGATGGCAGCATCGTCACCGGCAGTAACTTCGAGAATGCCAGCTATGGCCTGTCTCTTTGCGCCGAAACCGTGGCCCTTGCGACCGTCAATGCCCAGGGACGGCTGACCGATGTCGCGGCAATTGCCGTAGTTGGCGGCGGAATGTCGGCCGATGACAGCGTGAACGGCGACGCGATCGTCAGTCCTTGCGGCCGTTGCCGCCAGATATTGAACGAGGCCGAGCAGATGGCGGGCCGCACGCTTGCCATCTATTGCGTGGCGCCCAGCGGCGACACCCTGGTGGAACATAGCGTGGCGGGCTTGCTCCCGCATGCTTTCGGCCCCGCCGATCTTGGTATCATTCCCGCGAAGAAGAGCTGA
- the dcd gene encoding dCTP deaminase: MSILSDRWIRKQALSNRMIEPFVENQRRDGCISYGLSSYGYDARVADEFKIFTNVDSAVVDPKDFAANSFVDRKTDVCIIPPNSFALARTVEYFRVPRDVLVICLGKSTYARCGIIVNVTPLEPGWEGHVTLEFSNTTPLPAKIYANEGACQFLFLQGNEPCEVSYADRSGKYMGQQGVTLPKL; the protein is encoded by the coding sequence ATGTCGATTTTGTCCGACCGCTGGATCCGCAAGCAGGCGCTGTCCAACCGCATGATCGAGCCGTTCGTCGAAAACCAACGGCGCGATGGCTGCATCAGCTACGGCCTGTCGTCCTATGGCTACGATGCGCGCGTCGCTGACGAGTTCAAGATCTTCACCAATGTGGACAGCGCCGTGGTCGATCCGAAGGACTTCGCTGCCAACAGCTTCGTCGATCGCAAGACGGACGTCTGCATCATCCCGCCCAACAGCTTTGCTCTTGCCCGTACCGTCGAATATTTCCGCGTACCGCGCGATGTGCTGGTCATCTGCCTGGGTAAATCGACCTACGCCCGCTGCGGCATCATCGTGAACGTCACGCCGCTCGAACCCGGCTGGGAAGGCCATGTCACGTTGGAATTTTCCAATACGACTCCCCTTCCTGCCAAGATTTACGCAAACGAAGGCGCCTGCCAGTTTCTGTTCTTGCAGGGCAATGAACCATGCGAGGTCAGCTACGCCGACCGTAGCGGAAAATATATGGGGCAGCAGGGCGTAACATTGCCGAAATTGTAA
- a CDS encoding metallophosphoesterase family protein yields MLNPFRRELDDLDRQTASVGDNWRVYAVGDIHGRLDLLDQLLGMIVADNALRPPKRLRLILLGDLVDRGPRSAQVLERVRALLASGGDIRLIKGNHEEVFSLAARGDLNAVRLFRRIGGLETLSSYGLIASAGAAMDDGMLADWMLNNVPRADVDLIDDFIDRIEMGDYLFVHAGIRPRVPLHAQQASDLRWIRSEFLDHAGAYDKVVVHGHSITQEIDERSNRIGIDTGAYRSGRLTALCLEGAERWFLQTGED; encoded by the coding sequence ATGCTGAACCCGTTCCGCCGCGAACTTGATGACCTCGATCGCCAAACCGCGAGCGTAGGCGACAATTGGCGCGTCTATGCTGTGGGCGATATTCACGGGCGCCTCGATCTGCTCGACCAGTTGCTCGGCATGATAGTTGCCGACAATGCGCTGCGCCCGCCCAAGCGATTGCGATTGATCCTGTTGGGTGATCTGGTCGATCGCGGACCGCGCTCGGCCCAGGTTCTCGAACGGGTGCGCGCCTTGCTCGCATCGGGCGGGGACATCCGGTTGATCAAAGGCAATCATGAGGAAGTCTTCTCTCTCGCTGCCCGTGGCGACCTGAACGCCGTCCGCCTGTTTCGACGCATCGGGGGGCTCGAAACCCTGTCCAGCTATGGACTGATCGCCTCCGCCGGCGCCGCAATGGATGACGGTATGCTGGCGGACTGGATGCTCAACAATGTCCCGCGCGCCGATGTCGACCTGATCGATGATTTCATCGACCGGATCGAGATGGGCGACTATCTATTCGTCCATGCCGGCATCCGCCCCCGTGTACCGCTCCATGCGCAACAAGCGTCGGATCTGCGCTGGATTCGTTCCGAATTCCTCGATCACGCAGGTGCTTACGATAAAGTCGTCGTCCACGGCCATAGCATCACCCAGGAGATCGACGAGCGCTCTAACCGGATCGGCATCGACACAGGCGCCTATCGTTCAGGGCGGTTGACCGCGCTCTGCCTGGAGGGTGCAGAACGCTGGTTCCTGCAGACTGGCGAGGACTGA
- a CDS encoding TonB-dependent receptor: MHIRRVMAGLALATCLVAPTQLLAAATTDSSLSQRHKFTIPPQPLSSALRTLSAQSGIRILFPYDEVATIRSRRVEGWLTTEDALAQLLAGTDLRRSQAGSGVIALAAPASHSAARRSPLALQYAQANNSGSMEAMTMAPQTEAQDIAAPIIVTGTRQTTRTVADSLAPIDVLGAKELEASGKQSVRDLLGTLLPSITVSNSGAGASFAVKTLSLRGLAGDQLLVLVNGKRRHNTATLFINGTTQNGQSPPDLDLIPSNAIERIEVLRDGASAQYGSDAIAGVINIILKPDTGGTASFLGGGTADGGGEQGRFQISKGFAIGDGGHVHLSLDGFLQGRTYRSALNPGQFYARVGQLYSSTTGALDPREATVDRDVNRGGQPQVSGINFAYDAALPVSEAAELYLFGTASRRHSDAWLTYRFPDASNNIPEIFPNGYSPHLHIYDEDFQVAGGIRGDLSDTFHYDLSSTFARDWVKYRESSVLNVSLGPTSPTDMYIGSVTAKEWTTNLDLQKTVDLGLADPLLIAVGAEYRWNSYAIGAGDPESYIDGGYRSTAGANAGILRTSGSQGVTGFPDTAAGEWSRDNWSAYINLEQKITDGFEVALAGRHEDYSDFGTTNTGKASVRIEPVRGIALRGTASTGFRAPTLQQQHYSSASTINVGGVLLPVSALPVDSPAAIALGATPLKPEKSTNYSAGIVITPMPRLNFTVDAYQIKIRDRILLSETLQGTLVRNVLAAAGITSSAGGFYFSNAADTRTRGIDIVGTYHANLGDLGTALISLSANFNKTIFTHVDPVPDVLANSGLVLIGRSKQGDFTDGTPRNKFIGNVVWTKGPASVNLRATRYGDVTMVHPTNPALDATIDPKVIFDLEVGYELTKGVKLTAGANNLFNTYPNKLVPALQGNGFSLYNQYSPYGTSGGFYYGRLNLEF, encoded by the coding sequence ATGCATATTCGACGCGTTATGGCGGGGCTTGCCCTCGCCACATGCCTTGTTGCGCCTACCCAGCTTCTCGCCGCAGCGACGACGGACAGCAGCCTGTCACAGCGGCATAAATTCACCATCCCGCCGCAACCACTCAGCAGTGCCTTGCGCACCCTCTCTGCCCAATCGGGTATCCGGATATTATTTCCCTATGACGAAGTCGCCACCATCCGCAGCCGCCGCGTGGAAGGTTGGCTAACGACCGAAGACGCGCTGGCGCAGTTACTGGCTGGCACCGATCTTCGCCGATCGCAGGCAGGGAGCGGCGTTATCGCTCTTGCAGCCCCTGCCAGTCACAGCGCGGCTCGACGCAGCCCGCTGGCACTCCAATATGCCCAGGCCAACAACTCGGGCAGCATGGAGGCGATGACCATGGCGCCGCAGACCGAAGCGCAGGACATAGCCGCGCCGATCATCGTGACCGGCACGCGCCAGACAACCCGCACCGTCGCGGATAGCCTGGCGCCGATCGATGTGCTGGGGGCAAAGGAGCTGGAGGCAAGCGGCAAGCAGTCGGTTCGCGATCTGCTCGGTACCCTGCTGCCCTCGATCACCGTGTCGAACAGCGGCGCCGGCGCCAGCTTCGCGGTCAAGACGCTGTCGCTGCGCGGCCTGGCCGGTGACCAGTTGTTGGTCCTCGTCAACGGCAAGCGTCGACACAATACCGCGACCCTGTTCATCAACGGGACTACCCAGAATGGCCAGTCGCCGCCGGACCTTGACCTGATCCCATCGAACGCGATCGAGCGGATCGAAGTCCTGCGCGACGGCGCCTCTGCCCAATATGGGTCGGACGCGATCGCCGGCGTCATCAACATCATCCTGAAGCCCGACACCGGCGGCACGGCATCTTTCCTGGGTGGCGGCACCGCCGACGGCGGCGGTGAACAAGGTCGCTTCCAGATCAGTAAGGGTTTTGCAATCGGCGACGGTGGCCATGTGCATCTATCACTGGACGGATTCCTGCAGGGGCGTACCTATCGCAGCGCACTCAATCCGGGCCAATTCTACGCGCGTGTTGGCCAGCTCTATTCCTCGACCACCGGCGCGCTCGATCCACGTGAGGCGACCGTCGACCGCGACGTCAACCGGGGCGGCCAGCCCCAGGTATCGGGCATCAACTTCGCTTATGATGCCGCCTTGCCGGTCAGCGAAGCGGCCGAACTCTATCTGTTCGGCACGGCATCGCGCCGCCATTCCGATGCCTGGCTGACCTATCGTTTCCCCGATGCCAGCAATAATATCCCGGAAATCTTTCCCAACGGCTACAGCCCGCACCTGCACATCTATGACGAGGATTTCCAGGTCGCCGGCGGCATTCGCGGCGATCTGTCTGATACCTTCCATTACGACCTGTCCTCCACCTTCGCACGCGATTGGGTGAAGTATCGGGAATCCTCGGTTCTCAATGTCTCGCTCGGCCCGACCAGCCCGACAGACATGTATATCGGTTCGGTGACCGCGAAGGAGTGGACCACTAACCTTGATCTGCAGAAGACCGTCGACCTCGGCCTTGCCGATCCCCTGCTGATCGCGGTGGGCGCGGAATATCGCTGGAACAGCTATGCGATCGGCGCCGGCGATCCGGAATCCTATATCGACGGAGGCTACCGCTCCACCGCCGGCGCAAATGCCGGGATATTACGAACATCCGGATCCCAGGGCGTGACCGGCTTCCCCGATACGGCGGCGGGCGAATGGAGCCGGGATAATTGGAGCGCCTATATCAACCTGGAGCAGAAGATCACCGACGGGTTCGAGGTCGCGCTCGCCGGGCGGCACGAGGATTATTCGGACTTCGGTACGACCAACACGGGCAAGGCGTCGGTGCGGATCGAGCCGGTGCGGGGTATCGCCCTACGTGGTACTGCCAGCACCGGTTTTCGCGCACCGACCCTGCAGCAGCAGCATTACTCATCGGCAAGCACGATCAATGTCGGCGGCGTATTGCTGCCGGTGTCGGCGCTGCCGGTCGACTCGCCCGCTGCGATCGCCCTGGGCGCGACACCGCTGAAGCCCGAGAAATCGACCAATTACTCGGCCGGCATCGTCATCACGCCAATGCCGCGCCTGAACTTCACCGTCGATGCCTATCAGATCAAGATCAGGGACCGCATCCTGCTGTCCGAAACGCTGCAGGGCACGCTGGTGCGCAACGTGCTGGCTGCGGCCGGCATCACCTCCTCCGCCGGCGGCTTCTATTTCTCCAACGCCGCCGATACGCGAACCCGCGGCATCGATATCGTGGGCACCTACCACGCCAATCTGGGTGATTTGGGCACAGCGCTCATCAGCCTGTCGGCCAATTTCAACAAGACGATCTTCACTCATGTCGATCCGGTTCCCGACGTTCTGGCCAATTCCGGCCTGGTCCTGATCGGCCGGTCGAAGCAGGGCGACTTCACCGACGGCACGCCGCGCAACAAGTTCATCGGCAATGTCGTCTGGACCAAAGGCCCCGCAAGCGTAAACCTGCGCGCCACCCGCTATGGCGACGTGACCATGGTCCACCCCACCAATCCGGCGCTGGACGCGACGATCGATCCCAAGGTCATCTTCGACCTGGAAGTCGGCTATGAATTGACCAAGGGCGTGAAGCTGACAGCCGGCGCCAACAATCTGTTCAATACCTATCCCAACAAGTTGGTGCCCGCGCTGCAGGGCAACGGCTTTTCGCTCTACAATCAATATTCGCCCTACGGCACCAGCGGCGGTTTCTATTATGGCCGCCTGAACCTGGAGTTCTGA